TTTAATGTGAAAAAGAGTTTTATTAAACAGGGAATTCCAATTAATATTTCTGGCGGACTTAGGGTTCTCGATACAATTCAAACATCATTTGATACTGGGGAGATCACACAAGCTGGCTTAGAATATCTACAGTCAACAGTGCCCGAGTTGGCAAATAGAACAGTGAAAAGTGAAGTTTTAGGAATGGGCATATATCAATTAGATGAAGATATCTCGGAGGTCAAATTTGTAGCTCATGATGTGGAAATTATAAGAACAGTAAAGGTTCCAGTTATAAAGATGGAGGATTATAGAGAAGATGACAAACTTAAAATAGCCTATTCGCTATTAAATTCAAGTAATGCAGTCAACGATCTGAGAGCTAGTTTTATTTTGAAGGTTAGCTCGATTGAATCATTAGTGCCAGAGGACCTGCATAAAGACGAAAATTATTGTAGTGTCATTAATCAAATCAATAAAATGATAACAAAGGATAATATAAAACTAGAGCTATCAGATGTTGAACTAGACAAATTTATTCAAAAAGTAAAAGGTGCTGTCGGTGCTCTTAAGAAAAAATCCATTGGCGAGAAGTGCAGGGACTTAATTGTAAGGTGTAATATTCATAAGCAATATCAAGGTAAGGATGTAATTTCTTTTTTCAATGAGTGTTATAACTTGAGAAGTGAATTTGTCCATACCGGAACATTTAAAAATAAGGTTGATGAAACTAAAAAAATACGTGAATTGGAATTGTATTTGGAAGATTTAAATAGCTTAGTTCTTGATATCCTCGAGTGTTATGAATCATACATTTAATTGTAATTCATCTCTGCTTTGAATATCATACAATTACTTCCATTAAACTAACGGGCAGATAACATCAATTAAGTAGAGCCGAGGCAGCTCCATACGATAGCAAATAAAAAAGGATTCGGGGTTCATCCGAGTCCTTTTTTGGTATGTCAGAAGTAGATTACCGTTCTCTTGCAATCGTCCAAGCATTTAGTGTGGGGTTTTTCCGTATTAAGAGCCGCTGATTTAAGACGGTATTTCTGCGTAAAAGTCATGAGTCGCAGGAGATATTTCCGAGGGTCGGGCTCCCGGAGCGACATTTGGGTGAGCCCTATAGTCCCAGCTGCTGTAGATATTCCGCTGTTTCTACCGGGTGCGAAATCGGGAAGTTGTGGGCAGCCGGAATCTCCAGCGTGCGCACGGAGCGAAAAGACTCCGGCTGCCGGTATACCCGATCCTGGGTGCCCCACAGGATCGTAACCCCGTCCTTTCGCAGCGACACATCCTGCGAAAGGCGGAAGCTCTCTGCGCGCGTCAACGCAGAGAGGGTCTCCGCAGTCGTCTTCCGCACACGCGGCGACTGCAGCTCTTGCAGGACATAAGTGACATACCCCGGCGGTATGTCACTTATGTCTGTAAAGCAGCTCTGCGCCATCAGCTGCTTCTTGAGACCCGGCGCGCTCAACCTACGCAGCGCAGCCTCGGTCAGGAAGGCGCTCCGGTACATCTTTGGAGCGCGGTGCAGGACAGGCTGCAGCAGGTGGAGTCTGCGGATCCGTTCCGGTACGCACGCGTAGGCGTGGGCAGCCAGCAGGCCTCCCAGCGAATGGCCGACGAGCGTAACCGGGGTGTCGAAAGAACGAATCGCCTCTACGAGCGATTCGATGTGGCCTTCGAGGACGTTCCGCCCGTGGTGATAGGGCGAACGTCCGAAGCCTGGGAGATCGACCAGACAAACGGTCGACTCCGGGAACTGCTCAGCAAGCGGCAATAGGCAATCCGCACTGCTTAACGTGCCATGCACGAAGACGATGGTATTCGCTGCGGCAATGGATCCCTCTTGCTTTTTGTTCAACGCTCCATCGTCCGCCCTGTCCATCACGCTCCTCATTTCGGAAGCTGCCTCGTTCAATGAACCATAATACCTCGTCCCGTTTCGCTCCAGCGTAGCCAATGGACCTCTTTTCCCGCGCATAAATCCGTCTGTATCCACTTGCGAATGTACAAGACGAAAATCGAGATCTGCTATAGTGGCAGGCATGATCGAGGCATTCACGGTATGAGCTAGACAGTATCGATGTTGGATTTCACGAGCGGCAGCCAGGGGATATGCTTGATCCGCCTTGACAATAAAATCCAGCGATTCCTTCGGAATTCCCAGCTTCCGGCCGATGGAACTGCCAAGCACCTTGGATAGTACTCGAGGTGAGATGGAGCCAACCGGTTTACCCACACGAAGCTCTTTCGTAATGCCTGTCACGAGCTTCGTCATCGACGGACTGTCATTCTTCTCATCCAACAAATAGTAGGTCCCGTTAACCGGAAGCGCCTCACAGGCAAGGGCACTTATGAAGGCGGCGACATGATCGACATGAACGAGCGGCAACCAATGCGAGGATCCGCCAGGGACGATGCCCATCATTTTGCGCGCTGCGGATTTCACGAGAATACCCAGCCCCCCGGTTTGCACGGTTTCGCCGTGTTCTGAGCTTCCGATAACGACACTTGGGTGGATGACGGAGAGTGGAAAACCTGCTTGTTTGGCACTTTGGCGAATGCGCAAATCGGCAAAGAACTTCATCCGCTCGTAAGGCGGCTCTTGCTCTAAGTGAGCGATAATAGAATCCGGTGAAAGGATGTTATCGTCGTTAAAGGGACTTTTGAATCCAACGAGATGAATAAAATGCCGCAAACCCTTGCGTTTATGAATTTCCTCGGCGATGCCGAGCATTTCCTCCGCCGCCTGCAAGAAGACTGTACGCGCTTCGTCTTCGCCCAACAAAATATCCATGGGACCCCCCGCATGAATGATCACATCCGCCGTCTGCACCAGAGCCCGGTTGGACGCGCTCAATCCAAGGTGGGGCGCACTCAAGTCTCCGATGATAGGGTTTATTCGCCCCGCGTACTCACGTCCCAACCCCATTTGCTTACACACTTGCTCCCACTTTGCATTGGATCGTACAAGTGCATTGATTGTATGATTTTCTTTAGAAATCGCAAGCTCCTTTAATGCATACATACCGATAAACCCTGTACTACCTGTCATGAAAATGTGCGCCATCAACATCGCCTGCTTTCAATTGAATTTAGTACTGAACAGTGCTAATTAAGGGTAAAAAAATTACTTTAGCAATAACGCTAAAGTGTGAAAAGACTGCTCCAACAGAGTCGAGTCTTCACTCGCATGCTGGAGGAATAATCCGCCTTCAATCGCCGCGACGATGAATTGTGCAGTAGATCTGGCCGATAAATCGGCTTTGAATTCTTGTTTGTGGATCCCTTCAAGAACTAATTGTTCCACGATGCCGATTTGATCACGGAAAAACCGGCCGACCTTTTCGCGAATTATTGGAGCATCCAGCGGCATCTGTGTATACAGGGTGATAAAGGGGCACCCGCCTAAACATTCCAACTCTTGGTGTGTCAGCATACGAAGAATAGCTTTGAAACGTTCTTGCACGGTTAAACTCGACCGTTCGGCAATATCGTGAATCATTTCCGTATAGGTTTGTATGAGTTGATCCATGATAGCGGACAACAGGTCTTCCTTGCTTTTGAAATAATAATAAATGTTCGTCTTGGATACTTTGCTCGCCGTTACGATATCATCCATGCTGGTCGCGAGATAACCTTTTGACAGGAACAAGGTGGTCGCGACTTGAAGGGCAAGATCGCGGTTGCTGGGTTTATACTTTTTTATCATATTAGCACTATACGGCACTAAAAAAACTTTGTCAAACCCGACATGCATATCCTGCTCCAGAAAGAAGGTAATAAGAAGCTGGAATTCAACTATACCCCAGCTACAAATGATCTGAAAAATTTGAAGTATATGAAAATCTAAGAATACGGGAGAAAAACGGAGATATGCTTTTTGTTCAAAGAGGGAGGATAGTTCAATATGAAGCTGTAGTGGAAGCGGATCCGGTATCGAATAAGATTTCTACGGGCTCGTTGCTGTGAAACTATCATCCCATAAACTAAAAAAAGCCGCGATTATGCGGCTTTTAATGGCATAATTTTTTTGACTTCTAGACTGCCATATCCCCATGAATATAAACCTTTACTTGGTTTGTGCAATGCCGGATATACTTATTGTCATTATACAAATTAGAATGAGTTGTTTTTTTGTTATAATGAAATTAGTAAGAGTAGGTAATGTAGGTAACTTTGTGTCATTAATGTAGGCACATTTTTGTCATTAGACAGAAGTTATATTCATTTGGGGGTTTTTCCGGGATTTAGAAGACATATGTACAAAATACGAGTTTTGTGTAAAAGTAGTAAGTAATATAGAAATTCGCCAGCCATTAGGTACGCTCGAATCTCTAAGGTGCTCGGTTTTTCTTCGATGCCTTCGTCCTGAATCATTTTTTCGTATAGCTGCCTTGCTTCGGCTAGAGTACATCCGGTTTTCTCTTGCACATATTTACAGACATGGAGCAAATAATTCTTTTGTAAATATTCCAAAACCTCAGCAGAATCAACCATAACGCCATTTATTTCATAACGCATATCATGAACTCCTTAATCTGTCTTTAATTTTTTTATCAATTAATCCCGATTCGATCAAATTGGCTCATCTCGAACATAGTTTGTTGATTATATTGTAACAAACTTCTACGTCCAGTCATTAGACATATTTCTAATATTTTACCAACAGCTCACCGGCAACTATGAATTGCTTCATTTTCTCAATAATATCGAAATGATCATTACTTTTAATTCCTTTGAGTATGACTTGATACACGATTGAATCAACAGTAGTCGGCTTCGGAAATTCAAATACAGCGTATTCATAAGCTGAGCAAACCTTTTCTTCCTTGGTGTCTACCTTCGTTACGCCAGAGCTGGTAATGATAATATCGGTGTTTCCGATCGTATATGACATTCTGGCCTCCTAACTCCGGATGAGCATCTTTATAGGTTTTCAGAACCTCCTCAGCGAATATATAAGCTTTTCGGTCCCCTATCATTTTAACATCAAATTTTATATCGTTTTTTTCACCAGCGTATATAAGGAACTCGTTGAAATACCTATCCGTTTTTTCAGGCACCCCTTCCTTCTATCCCAATAGCCGGTCATACAATCACTTCCCACTTTCTTCGGCATTTTTTTGCACAACAAGCGCTGCGTGCTGGTGTGCCCCACTTAAACATATTTCATCACTAAAGACAATTACTTGAAGCAGATTCTCGATAAAGATCCTGATGTTAGTATTTTTTTTGATGTATAAGAACTCTCAAATTAGATTTAATGGATGCAATGGGCTACCAAATGCCGAACGTAAACTTCTCCACGAGACCCCCTCCTCCTTTGTGACATTCATAACAACAAAGAAACCATTCCCTCAAGGGTATGGTTTCTTTGTGTAGGTAGGAGTGAACTTCGCGCTCATTCAGGACAACGCACTCGCTTCTGTTCGAGCTAGTAATAGCGAGACGGCTTGCTCGCCAATTGCAGTCTGATGATAATCCACACTTGGGTTTCACTTAATGGCGTATTCTCCTCGCCAATAATCTCGAAATCTTACGGGTAACTGTAGCCGTACGTCTGGGCGGAAGCTATAACGTTCTCATAATACGAAGGCAGCAAGAGAACTTGATAATGCAACTCATGCGCTTTCTTTAGAATGCCGTTAATGAGTTCATCATAACAAGAGTTATTGTTATACGGCACAATGACACCGGTCAGACCCCATTTAGTTGACACTGAAAAAAGACCCTAAGCTGCAAGCTGGTGTCGGTACTCTACCGGCGTCAGCTTCTTTAATTTTCTTGTAGGATTGATATTTCTGAATAAATTCCTTTAGGCAATGTTGCTTCCACTATAAAATCCCTCTATTCGACGTACATTGTGACCATGCGGTTTCAATCCCTCCCATGTGTAACTGGTTACACATGGACTTGTCAATTAACTAACATTTTGTTAATTGTGTGAAATGGTTGCGGTAGCCAAGCCTAAGCGAGGATTATCAAATAAAAAATGACACAACAACGGACTTCATTTCCGGTGTTGTGCCAATAATCCCCGCACGATCTCAACTACTAAATCGGGTTCGTCATGCATAATCATATGGCCGCTGTTCTGAGCTATAATTAGTTCGCTGTCGGTGGATATGTCCAGCAAGCCCTTTTGCTGCTCCTGCCAAATATCTTCCAGCTGGCGGCTGCTCTCTGCGGACATGCCGAATGCGGTGGCGTCGTTAGGAATGGTGTGAGTGACGATTCTAACGGGAAGGGATCCGAGCTGTTGATCGCGGATAGCATCTTCTACCTCGGTCATGTGTCTGTCTTCTTCTTCCGCCGTCTCCAAGTAAGCTGACGCTGCGTCCACATTGATATAGAGCGGCCTCTCCTCTGCCGGCAATTGAGCTAATAGGGAATTCTGAAACAACCGCATAGCCCCCGACGCTTTTAATAACTTCACCAAGGCTGTAGGCGGCACTCCCATCTTATCCGGATCCAGTCCTTCACGTTCAAAGATAGCATCCGTTGCCTGCGAGAATTGTTCCGGTCGCGCATCCAGCAGTACCAATCCGGCGACTTCATCCCTATACTGCTGCGCGAACAGTCGGGAATACATGCCACCCTGGGAATGGCCGACGAGAATATACGGCCCGCGAATGCCTTCCTGCTGCAACGCGGTATGCAGCTCTTGCACGATACGGTTGCCGTTCCGTTCCGTATCCGCCTTGCTCACTCCAGCCATAGCCGGCCCGGTCGTATGTGACGACCGTCGCATCCTTCACCAACTGCTCAGGAATATCTCTCCAAATGTGGCTAGACTCCCGGCTGCCAGCCTCGAAGATAATCGTCGGCGAGCCAATCCCGATCTTCTTCACATGCAGGCGAAATCCACCGACATCAACCAGCTTGCCCGGCGGGGGATAGTTTTGCTTGGCCTGC
Above is a window of Paenibacillus uliginis N3/975 DNA encoding:
- a CDS encoding HEPN domain-containing protein; translation: MPGDKMIEERKVDLDMYYLRIVFFVTNNYDLDLKDEKILFQTEGSLCNMKVVRIFGKVKVILLYGGFSTEEVAVREGEKLFFNVKKSFIKQGIPINISGGLRVLDTIQTSFDTGEITQAGLEYLQSTVPELANRTVKSEVLGMGIYQLDEDISEVKFVAHDVEIIRTVKVPVIKMEDYREDDKLKIAYSLLNSSNAVNDLRASFILKVSSIESLVPEDLHKDENYCSVINQINKMITKDNIKLELSDVELDKFIQKVKGAVGALKKKSIGEKCRDLIVRCNIHKQYQGKDVISFFNECYNLRSEFVHTGTFKNKVDETKKIRELELYLEDLNSLVLDILECYESYI
- a CDS encoding alpha/beta fold hydrolase, producing MAHIFMTGSTGFIGMYALKELAISKENHTINALVRSNAKWEQVCKQMGLGREYAGRINPIIGDLSAPHLGLSASNRALVQTADVIIHAGGPMDILLGEDEARTVFLQAAEEMLGIAEEIHKRKGLRHFIHLVGFKSPFNDDNILSPDSIIAHLEQEPPYERMKFFADLRIRQSAKQAGFPLSVIHPSVVIGSSEHGETVQTGGLGILVKSAARKMMGIVPGGSSHWLPLVHVDHVAAFISALACEALPVNGTYYLLDEKNDSPSMTKLVTGITKELRVGKPVGSISPRVLSKVLGSSIGRKLGIPKESLDFIVKADQAYPLAAAREIQHRYCLAHTVNASIMPATIADLDFRLVHSQVDTDGFMRGKRGPLATLERNGTRYYGSLNEAASEMRSVMDRADDGALNKKQEGSIAAANTIVFVHGTLSSADCLLPLAEQFPESTVCLVDLPGFGRSPYHHGRNVLEGHIESLVEAIRSFDTPVTLVGHSLGGLLAAHAYACVPERIRRLHLLQPVLHRAPKMYRSAFLTEAALRRLSAPGLKKQLMAQSCFTDISDIPPGYVTYVLQELQSPRVRKTTAETLSALTRAESFRLSQDVSLRKDGVTILWGTQDRVYRQPESFRSVRTLEIPAAHNFPISHPVETAEYLQQLGL
- a CDS encoding TetR/AcrR family transcriptional regulator, which produces MIKKYKPSNRDLALQVATTLFLSKGYLATSMDDIVTASKVSKTNIYYYFKSKEDLLSAIMDQLIQTYTEMIHDIAERSSLTVQERFKAILRMLTHQELECLGGCPFITLYTQMPLDAPIIREKVGRFFRDQIGIVEQLVLEGIHKQEFKADLSARSTAQFIVAAIEGGLFLQHASEDSTLLEQSFHTLALLLK
- a CDS encoding alpha/beta hydrolase; this encodes MQELHTALQQEGIRGPYILVGHSQGGMYSRLFAQQYRDEVAGLVLLDARPEQFSQATDAIFEREGLDPDKMGVPPTALVKLLKASGAMRLFQNSLLAQLPAEERPLYINVDAASAYLETAEEEDRHMTEVEDAIRDQQLGSLPVRIVTHTIPNDATAFGMSAESSRQLEDIWQEQQKGLLDISTDSELIIAQNSGHMIMHDEPDLVVEIVRGLLAQHRK
- a CDS encoding alpha/beta hydrolase, which codes for MNTTTVKAKRTSRKNWAKILVTALAVLVCIIGLGFVYERFASLQAKQNYPPPGKLVDVGGFRLHVKKIGIGSPTIIFEAGSRESSHIWRDIPEQLVKDATVVTYDRAGYGWSEQGGYGTERQPYRARAAYRVAAGRHSRAVYSRRPFPGWHVFPTVRAAV